The following coding sequences lie in one Euhalothece natronophila Z-M001 genomic window:
- a CDS encoding aromatic ring-hydroxylating dioxygenase subunit alpha has product MESVRELGINLNHWYVVARSNEVTTTPYSVTLWKQPIVLYRQENGEICALEDRCPHRFVKLSSGNVSGNTLECAYHGWRFNREGKCVAVPYLNEKQKLPPCQLRQYPVQEGDGFIWLFLGERDRAPKVPRFTVPEWDHLNYIATVSIIETQAHYSYLIENLMDMYHGHLHQDWQAWTDAKLDKIDETEEEVHGYYQAQSYYRINRIWSISQLFFPQLRQLHPEPLTVSYCYPHWFSTLGEDFKIYCLFSPVNETSTRAYLIHFTSLNAFWRLHKLPIWFRRGLKNALFGSAQKLLDGLVRQDVEMIEQEQQAFLENPHQRGYEFNPVLGSVQRLIRKQALSNS; this is encoded by the coding sequence ATGGAATCAGTTCGCGAACTGGGAATTAATCTGAATCATTGGTATGTAGTGGCTCGAAGTAATGAAGTGACCACTACCCCTTATTCGGTTACCCTTTGGAAGCAACCGATTGTCCTATATCGACAGGAAAATGGAGAGATTTGCGCCTTAGAGGATCGCTGTCCGCATCGTTTTGTTAAATTAAGTTCGGGGAATGTTTCTGGCAATACCTTAGAATGTGCTTATCATGGTTGGAGATTTAATCGGGAAGGAAAATGTGTTGCTGTTCCCTATTTGAATGAGAAACAGAAACTGCCTCCTTGTCAGTTGCGCCAATATCCGGTGCAAGAAGGGGATGGATTTATTTGGTTATTTTTAGGAGAGCGCGATCGCGCCCCCAAAGTTCCCCGCTTTACCGTTCCAGAATGGGATCATCTTAACTATATTGCCACTGTTTCTATTATTGAAACCCAAGCCCATTATTCCTATTTAATTGAAAATTTAATGGATATGTATCATGGACATTTACATCAAGATTGGCAGGCTTGGACTGATGCTAAACTCGACAAAATAGACGAAACCGAAGAGGAAGTTCACGGCTATTATCAAGCTCAAAGTTATTACCGAATTAATAGAATTTGGTCAATTTCGCAACTCTTTTTTCCTCAACTCAGACAGCTTCACCCTGAACCTTTAACTGTCAGTTACTGTTATCCTCATTGGTTTTCCACGTTAGGAGAAGATTTTAAAATTTACTGTTTGTTTTCTCCCGTTAATGAAACTTCAACGCGAGCCTATTTGATTCACTTTACATCTTTAAACGCTTTTTGGCGATTACATAAACTTCCGATCTGGTTCCGTCGCGGCTTAAAAAATGCCCTCTTTGGTTCCGCCCAAAAACTATTAGATGGATTAGTGCGTCAAGATGTAGAAATGATAGAACAAGAGCAACAAGCCTTTTTGGAAAACCCACATCAACGGGGATATGAATTTAATCCTGTTTTAGGCAGCGTTCAACGTTTAATTCGCAAGCAAGCACTTTCCAATTCTTAA
- a CDS encoding alpha/beta fold hydrolase, giving the protein MTNLEEKTIEIDQQQWFYRQASPKNESEAPPVVLLHGLLAHSYSWRILLEDIAEMGLMGYAPDWLGEGSSAKPSRREFPYTPEAYLAALEKLFHSLELSRFHLVVQGFVGSIGLQYAFRHPEQIERLVILNTPLSSSVRLPWLMRQWAFPLMGEMLTQDPLLVDRTLEKGSGYVISDKNLNIYREPFLKNSQAGRSLVATIKNLNLSQAMAEIEAGWKEWDKPTQIIWGMGDPWLSADVPKALADEYNHIRFVKLEEGKHYPQEHCSDEISPILLTFLRQQTA; this is encoded by the coding sequence ATGACCAACCTAGAAGAGAAAACAATTGAAATTGACCAACAACAGTGGTTTTACCGCCAAGCTAGCCCCAAAAATGAAAGTGAAGCCCCACCAGTGGTCTTATTACATGGACTACTAGCGCATAGTTATAGCTGGCGCATTCTTTTAGAAGATATTGCTGAAATGGGACTCATGGGTTATGCCCCTGATTGGTTGGGAGAGGGATCTTCAGCTAAGCCTTCTCGCCGTGAATTTCCTTATACTCCAGAGGCTTACCTTGCCGCTTTAGAAAAATTATTTCATAGTCTTGAATTATCCCGCTTTCATTTAGTTGTACAAGGCTTTGTTGGTTCGATTGGATTACAATATGCTTTTCGTCATCCCGAACAAATTGAACGGCTCGTGATTCTAAACACTCCCCTCTCTTCCTCAGTACGATTACCGTGGTTAATGCGTCAATGGGCATTTCCACTTATGGGAGAAATGTTAACTCAAGATCCCCTTTTAGTGGATCGCACTTTAGAAAAAGGAAGTGGCTATGTAATTTCTGATAAGAATCTCAATATTTATCGGGAACCTTTCTTAAAAAATTCCCAAGCGGGACGCTCGTTAGTGGCAACGATTAAAAATCTTAATCTTTCTCAAGCAATGGCAGAAATTGAAGCAGGCTGGAAAGAATGGGATAAGCCAACCCAGATTATTTGGGGGATGGGAGATCCTTGGTTAAGTGCAGACGTTCCGAAAGCCCTTGCTGACGAGTACAATCATATTCGTTTTGTTAAATTAGAAGAGGGAAAACATTATCCTCAAGAACACTGCTCAGACGAAATTAGCCCTATTTTATTAACGTTTCTACGTCAACAAACTGCTTAA
- the argS gene encoding arginine--tRNA ligase — translation MYSLLEQLRQHFSQALVNAFGEEYADTDPLVTLAAKPEFGDYQSNIALSLAKPLKQKPRDTAQQIIDHLDLSELCEPPEIAGPGFINLRLKPSYLESQLKTISQDSQLGAEKAETPQNVIVDFSSPNIAKEMHVGHLRSTIIGDCIARILEFRGHDVLRLNHVGDWGTQFGMLIAYLREAYPEALTKADALAIGDLVTLYKEAKKRFDEDETFQKTAREEVVKLQKGAPDSVQAWELLCEQSRREFQVIYDLLGVELTERGESFYNPFLSEVVQELEAKGLVEEDQGAKCVFLEGYTNKSGERLPLIIQKSDGGYNYATTDLAAIRYRIREDGAQRVIYVTDAGQASHFDQVFQVAKRAGWVSDDVELVHVPFGLVQGEDGKKLKTRSGDTIRLRDLLDEAIARSRQDLEQRFQEEGRNESEEFIAKTAKIVGISAVKYADLSRNRTSNYVFSFDKMLALQGNTAPYLLYAYVRVQGISRKGNIDWETLNKQNITLEDNSELVLAKHILQLSDILKEVEKDLLPNRLCQYLFELSQKFNQFYDRCPILQAEADKRASRLMLADLTARTLKLGLSLLGIEVLERM, via the coding sequence ATGTACTCATTATTAGAACAACTGCGACAACACTTTTCTCAAGCCCTAGTCAACGCATTTGGCGAGGAATACGCCGATACTGATCCTTTAGTGACACTGGCGGCTAAACCCGAATTTGGGGATTATCAGTCTAATATTGCCCTTTCTCTTGCAAAACCCCTGAAACAAAAGCCCCGCGATACCGCCCAGCAAATTATTGATCACCTTGATCTATCTGAATTATGTGAACCCCCCGAAATTGCAGGACCCGGCTTTATAAATCTACGCCTGAAACCCAGTTATTTAGAAAGCCAACTAAAAACTATTTCTCAAGATAGCCAACTTGGCGCAGAAAAAGCTGAAACGCCGCAAAATGTCATTGTTGACTTTTCTAGTCCCAATATCGCTAAAGAAATGCACGTGGGACACCTCCGTTCTACCATTATCGGAGATTGTATTGCGCGTATTTTAGAATTTCGCGGTCACGATGTCTTACGTCTCAATCATGTTGGTGACTGGGGAACGCAGTTTGGAATGCTGATTGCTTATTTACGAGAAGCCTATCCCGAAGCCTTAACTAAAGCTGATGCCTTAGCAATTGGTGACTTAGTGACTCTCTATAAAGAAGCGAAAAAACGCTTTGATGAGGATGAAACTTTCCAGAAAACGGCGCGAGAGGAAGTGGTGAAATTGCAAAAAGGTGCGCCAGATAGTGTTCAAGCATGGGAATTACTCTGTGAACAGTCACGGCGAGAGTTTCAGGTAATTTATGATTTGCTGGGCGTGGAATTAACGGAACGCGGCGAGTCTTTTTATAATCCTTTTCTCTCAGAAGTGGTGCAGGAATTAGAAGCAAAAGGCTTAGTAGAAGAAGATCAAGGCGCGAAATGTGTTTTCCTCGAAGGCTATACCAATAAATCGGGGGAACGCCTCCCGTTAATTATCCAGAAAAGCGACGGCGGTTATAATTACGCCACCACGGATTTAGCGGCGATTCGCTATCGCATTCGAGAAGATGGAGCGCAACGGGTGATTTATGTAACCGATGCTGGACAAGCTAGTCATTTTGACCAAGTGTTTCAGGTGGCAAAACGCGCTGGTTGGGTGTCCGATGATGTGGAGTTGGTTCATGTTCCCTTTGGGTTAGTACAAGGAGAAGATGGGAAGAAATTAAAAACCCGTTCAGGGGATACGATACGGTTACGGGATTTGTTGGATGAAGCGATCGCGCGATCGCGCCAAGATTTAGAACAACGCTTTCAAGAGGAAGGAAGAAACGAAAGCGAAGAATTTATCGCAAAAACGGCAAAAATTGTCGGCATTAGTGCGGTTAAATACGCTGATCTCAGTCGCAACCGTACCAGTAATTATGTCTTTAGCTTTGATAAAATGCTCGCCCTACAGGGAAATACCGCCCCATATCTTCTCTATGCTTATGTCAGAGTCCAAGGAATCAGCCGTAAAGGTAACATTGACTGGGAAACCCTCAACAAGCAAAATATTACCCTTGAAGATAACAGTGAGTTAGTTCTTGCCAAACATATCCTACAACTGAGCGATATTCTGAAAGAGGTAGAAAAAGACTTACTTCCCAATCGCCTCTGTCAATATCTATTTGAACTCTCTCAAAAATTCAATCAATTTTATGATCGCTGTCCTATTTTGCAAGCAGAAGCAGACAAACGCGCCTCTCGCCTGATGTTAGCAGATTTAACCGCCCGTACCCTCAAGCTAGGACTCTCCCTATTAGGGATTGAAGTCTTAGAGAGAATGTAA
- the psbQ gene encoding photosystem II protein PsbQ yields the protein MLRKRSILSLLMALVAIVLVSCGGGNENTAPPTYSSEQVEQIQQALPPVKQARQRLTQLEPLLQKEKWSDAYSLLHGPLGGLRREMSYVTRNLLPTDQEKAREYAKALFEDIEKIDAAVEAEVASRALQSYDRALNDFDQYLSLIPEPKPEENS from the coding sequence ATGTTAAGAAAACGCTCTATCTTATCTTTACTAATGGCTTTAGTTGCCATTGTCTTAGTAAGTTGTGGGGGAGGCAATGAAAACACCGCTCCTCCTACCTATAGCAGTGAACAAGTTGAACAAATTCAGCAGGCTTTGCCCCCTGTTAAACAAGCCAGACAACGCTTAACTCAACTAGAACCCTTATTACAAAAAGAAAAATGGTCTGATGCCTATAGCTTATTACATGGTCCTTTGGGAGGATTGCGTCGAGAAATGAGTTACGTTACTCGCAACTTGTTACCGACAGATCAAGAAAAAGCCAGGGAGTATGCAAAAGCCTTATTTGAAGATATTGAAAAAATTGATGCAGCAGTGGAAGCGGAAGTCGCTTCTCGTGCTTTACAAAGTTACGATCGCGCTCTCAATGACTTTGATCAGTATCTCAGTTTAATTCCTGAACCTAAACCTGAAGAAAATTCATGA
- a CDS encoding PleD family two-component system response regulator, producing the protein MTSVLEQRLTCNRIFRHLFFYHSQQFTGKVEISGFQNQKWCFYFMLGSLIWAYGGSHPLRRWRRQFYAATGQLPQMSRINQNGECWDCTELRRLSQNRHLSSEQIQNIIKGVLLEVLFDAVQAFELPIYEHYYFKEQTKVLTITELTGIGDGIQVKCQEDIHPDPYYRLPRSLLPTLKELQETTYQTWKQWVKAGLATCSPNEAPLLVNPQALKPIVSDKVYRNLSKALQGRTTLRDLAFKFKHNGNFLKSGCALAPYVLKGLVQFEKIQDIAVSKISKDSYSTITFLDSVTDSNLLLAIDSNADNHNLLSAIALEQGYEFQVFSDSLKAILELQDNQHFQPKFIFFNPDNSIIKETEFCKILKRLGISDQVPIVIYTNEEIQNKEVKEIFSLGANEVIDSKLFTYYHLSSLLVKYRNSQQEKVLDKQTIVQNTVS; encoded by the coding sequence ATGACTTCTGTGTTAGAACAGCGTTTAACTTGTAATCGGATTTTTCGGCATCTTTTTTTCTATCATTCCCAACAGTTCACGGGAAAAGTTGAAATTTCAGGCTTTCAGAACCAGAAATGGTGCTTTTACTTTATGTTAGGCTCGTTAATTTGGGCTTATGGGGGGAGCCATCCTTTAAGACGCTGGCGTAGGCAATTTTATGCTGCTACGGGTCAACTTCCTCAAATGAGCCGAATTAACCAAAATGGGGAATGCTGGGATTGTACTGAATTAAGACGACTCTCACAAAATCGTCATTTGTCCTCAGAACAAATCCAAAATATTATTAAAGGAGTTTTGCTAGAAGTTCTGTTTGATGCAGTGCAAGCATTTGAACTTCCTATTTACGAGCATTATTATTTCAAAGAGCAAACCAAAGTTCTTACTATTACGGAGTTAACGGGCATTGGTGATGGCATACAAGTTAAATGTCAAGAAGACATTCATCCTGATCCTTACTATCGTTTGCCTCGTAGTCTATTGCCAACCTTAAAAGAGTTACAAGAAACGACTTATCAAACCTGGAAACAATGGGTTAAGGCGGGGTTAGCAACCTGTTCCCCTAATGAAGCACCTCTATTGGTTAACCCCCAGGCTTTAAAACCAATTGTCTCTGATAAGGTTTATCGAAACCTGTCAAAAGCCTTACAAGGACGAACGACTTTAAGAGATTTAGCCTTTAAGTTTAAGCATAACGGAAATTTTTTGAAATCTGGTTGTGCATTAGCTCCTTATGTATTAAAAGGACTGGTTCAATTTGAAAAAATTCAAGATATTGCTGTTAGTAAAATCAGTAAGGACTCTTATTCGACAATTACATTTTTAGACAGTGTAACTGACTCTAACCTGCTATTAGCTATTGATAGTAATGCTGATAATCACAATTTACTTAGCGCGATCGCGCTTGAACAAGGATACGAGTTTCAAGTATTTTCAGATAGCCTTAAAGCAATTCTAGAACTGCAAGATAATCAACATTTTCAGCCTAAATTTATTTTCTTTAATCCAGATAACTCAATCATTAAAGAAACGGAATTTTGTAAAATTCTTAAGCGTTTAGGGATTAGCGATCAAGTGCCTATCGTTATTTATACTAATGAAGAAATCCAAAATAAAGAAGTTAAGGAAATTTTCTCCCTAGGGGCTAACGAAGTGATTGATAGCAAGCTTTTCACTTACTATCATCTTAGTTCTCTCCTTGTAAAATATAGAAATAGTCAGCAGGAAAAAGTATTGGATAAGCAAACTATTGTCCAAAATACAGTGAGTTAA
- the plsX gene encoding phosphate acyltransferase PlsX translates to MGSTRAKIAVDAMGGDHAPGEIINGAIRATEELDVDILLVGDPEQINPHLERFGSSTHAHLEVVPSEGVIEMTEEPMVGLKRKRKASINVAMDMVKTERAEAVVSAGHSGAGMAAALLRLGRLKGIERPAIGAIFPTQIPNKSVIILDVGAIVDCRAKHLEQFGLMGTVYSKYVLGNNDPKVGLLNIGEESSKGNEAAIRAYQLLEANAQIPFIGNAEGRDVLSGNFDVIVCDGFVGNVVLKFAEAVGEVLLDILKEELPQGLNGQLGTALLKPNLKRIKQRVDHAEHGGGLLLGVDGICIISHGSSQAPSVYNAIRLAKDAVDEQVITRLRSFMAGKMDIHSDSTVSSQPPQG, encoded by the coding sequence ATGGGATCGACTCGCGCAAAAATTGCCGTTGACGCTATGGGAGGGGATCACGCTCCCGGCGAAATCATTAATGGGGCTATCCGAGCCACAGAAGAACTCGATGTAGATATCCTTTTGGTTGGTGATCCAGAACAAATTAACCCACATTTGGAACGCTTTGGCAGTAGCACCCATGCTCATTTAGAGGTTGTCCCTTCCGAAGGGGTCATCGAAATGACTGAAGAACCCATGGTGGGGCTAAAACGAAAACGTAAAGCCTCCATTAATGTTGCCATGGATATGGTGAAAACCGAACGCGCCGAAGCCGTGGTTTCCGCTGGACATTCTGGTGCAGGGATGGCTGCCGCTCTATTACGCTTAGGACGCTTAAAAGGGATTGAACGTCCTGCTATTGGGGCAATTTTTCCCACCCAAATTCCCAACAAGTCCGTAATTATTTTAGATGTGGGGGCAATTGTTGATTGTCGCGCCAAGCATTTAGAACAATTTGGCTTAATGGGAACAGTTTATAGTAAATACGTGCTTGGGAATAATGATCCGAAAGTGGGCTTATTGAATATTGGGGAAGAATCCTCCAAAGGAAATGAAGCAGCGATTCGTGCCTATCAGTTACTAGAAGCCAACGCTCAAATTCCTTTTATCGGGAATGCAGAAGGGCGAGATGTCTTATCTGGAAATTTTGATGTGATTGTTTGCGATGGCTTTGTCGGCAATGTGGTTCTCAAGTTTGCCGAAGCAGTGGGAGAGGTATTACTTGATATCCTAAAAGAAGAACTCCCACAAGGATTAAATGGACAATTAGGAACAGCCCTCCTGAAACCGAACCTAAAACGAATTAAACAACGGGTGGATCACGCAGAACATGGCGGTGGTCTATTACTAGGTGTAGATGGTATCTGCATTATTAGTCATGGTAGCTCGCAAGCCCCTTCCGTTTATAATGCAATTCGTTTGGCAAAAGATGCAGTGGATGAGCAGGTGATTACTCGCCTGCGTTCCTTTATGGCAGGGAAAATGGATATTCACAGTGATTCGACGGTGAGTAGTCAACCACCACAGGGGTAA
- a CDS encoding NAD(P)/FAD-dependent oxidoreductase, translating into MKRIMIVGGGIVGATIAYELSKNSEFQITIIDKDVPAQASTGAALGLLFGVISQKKQGRAWELREISLRRYSQLLVELQEQTGETIPHLQGLIHLCFSPEEMAKWQELASLREQQGWQLELWNQSQLQAACPTLNTSQMVGAVYSPQDLQVNPQALTTTLLKAAEQNGVTLSWETEATAVSVTENGDDKHSHTVHTNQGDWEVDHLIIAAGLGSFPLTQHLKKPLPLTPVLGQAMRVRLNNDNGLSSVVTGNDVHLIPLGKNEYWVGATVEFPEQPLVDPLDKVWEQACSYYPALAEAEILETWSGERPRPSQQAAPVIEYLEGYDNVILATGHYRNGVLLAPATATKVKELL; encoded by the coding sequence ATGAAACGGATCATGATTGTGGGTGGTGGTATTGTTGGCGCAACCATCGCCTACGAACTCAGCAAAAATTCTGAGTTTCAAATCACTATTATTGACAAAGATGTTCCCGCTCAAGCCTCAACAGGGGCTGCCTTAGGGCTACTATTTGGAGTCATCAGCCAAAAAAAACAAGGACGGGCTTGGGAGTTACGAGAAATCAGTCTTCGTCGCTATTCCCAGTTATTAGTAGAATTGCAGGAGCAAACAGGGGAGACAATTCCGCACCTGCAAGGACTGATTCATCTTTGTTTCTCCCCCGAAGAAATGGCAAAATGGCAAGAGTTAGCCAGCTTACGAGAACAACAGGGGTGGCAGCTAGAACTTTGGAATCAAAGCCAATTACAGGCTGCTTGTCCGACCCTAAATACTTCGCAAATGGTAGGAGCAGTTTATTCTCCTCAAGATTTGCAAGTTAACCCCCAAGCCTTAACCACAACTTTACTCAAAGCCGCAGAACAAAATGGAGTGACTCTCAGTTGGGAAACAGAAGCAACTGCAGTTTCTGTTACCGAAAACGGGGATGATAAACATAGTCACACAGTTCATACTAATCAGGGAGACTGGGAGGTTGACCATTTAATTATTGCCGCTGGTTTAGGCTCTTTTCCCCTAACCCAACATCTGAAAAAACCCCTTCCCTTAACTCCTGTGTTAGGACAAGCAATGCGAGTGCGATTAAATAATGACAATGGTTTGTCCTCTGTAGTCACAGGAAACGATGTTCATCTGATTCCTTTAGGAAAGAATGAATATTGGGTTGGGGCAACTGTAGAATTTCCAGAACAGCCTCTAGTTGATCCGTTAGATAAGGTTTGGGAACAAGCCTGTAGTTATTATCCCGCCTTAGCTGAGGCAGAAATTCTTGAAACATGGTCTGGGGAACGTCCTCGCCCTAGCCAGCAAGCTGCCCCTGTCATAGAATATTTAGAAGGATATGATAATGTTATTCTCGCAACAGGGCATTATCGAAATGGGGTGTTATTAGCTCCAGCAACAGCCACTAAAGTCAAGGAATTACTTTAA